CGAGAGGCGCCGCGAGTTGCGGTCGGCGAATCGGATCGTCGAACTCAGTGCCGGGTCGGATCGTCTGAGGAAGGGCGAGACGGGGATGAACAGCTAAGGAAGCGTCGAACAGTGTCACGCGAAGACAGCTTCTTCCGAAATGGTAAGCTTCCTCCGCTTCCGCTTTCGCTTTCGCTTTCGTTTCTGTTTGCAGATGCAACAAACGGCGATCGGCTCGTTATAACAAATTCGGCCCGGAAATGGGgtcttcttttatatatttctcCCGCGCGCTATTTGCGGCTTATTCCGTTTTGGGCTCTTTATTTTCATGTGATcttccaatttagtcctttaaGCAAATTGATGAAGGACTAATTCTTCTCCAGCAATGTAATGAGTAGACATGTCTTACTATGCCTGGCATCGTCCTTTCTATATAATTAGCCTTACTATTTCACAGGTTGTCTTAAATTGATAATATGGCATTTTGAATCGGCGACATCATTCACGGGACATGTGTGCTACCTTTCTCCCTAAGCGATGCAATGAGTGCACAAGTCCTACTTTTTGACcatcttccatttcttttgaaCATAATGTCAATGAGATGAGTTACTTGTTCCAATAAAGAAATGATGATGTTccataaaattgaaattcataTACTAAATGACTTGATAAGTTATTGTGAATTATTCAAATGAGTTCAACAACTCAAATAATTACTTTTCTAATTTAACATTAGTCGATAGGCATACAACCCTATTAGTAGAGTAATTGGGGATTGAGCTAGAGAGTATCATAATGGGGATTTATAGGCACCGCACACGTATATACATAGAATATTAGTATTTCTAACATTTgcttattatatattataagctTTAACATGAGATCATCTCTCCTCATCCTAAttttataaagagaaaaagtgtGTCCAAATAAATTGGCCGActacttaaaaattaaatttgtgtGCTTAGATTAAGCTCATGACATGTTTGATCTAGCAGGCTATTGATTGCAAATAATTTCGCATTTGAATTACTCCCACAAAAATAAATTCGTGCGTTTTTCTTTGAAACATAGATTAAATAGTTTAGATACATTTAAGGTGCATGCATTTGGATTTACCACCCCCGCCACACGCGCAATGCATCCGCAAAACGCTCCGCCGTTTCTTATCCTCTTGCTACCCCCGGGCGAGTCACGGAGCCGGCCTCGCACAGCACGAGAGGAAGTCCCGCGCCTCCTTGCTTGTTCTTGATTTTCCCTCGAACGAGGTGATTTCAAGATTCGATCCTCTCGGCAATCCCCCAAAGCACCCGCCATTATCTCCCACTTTCAAGGACCCATCTTTTAAGCCACAGTTCTTGTTCTTCCGCTTTGGTAAATTTGCAGTATTGGAAGCGATGCGTAGGTAGACGCTCTTAGCGCGCTCGGACATGGCTTGTCTTTCTGTCATTTGCAATAATGGGTTCTTCAAGTCTCGAGAGCTCCTGGGCGTTCGGGTCGGAAAGGCCGGTTCTTGTGGGCATCGGAGTCTTGGCGGTGGCCTTGCTCTGTTTCCTCTGGTGAAGTTCCAAACTTTGCGCAAATTCGAACGTGGGTCGTCGTGTAATGCTAACTCGATGCAAAAGCTCTCTAGACATGATTGGATTCGGCCTTTAAGGTTTCATGGCGGTTCTAAGTGGCCCCCTGGATTGTCCTGTAGAAGTAGAATTGAGCCCGGGAGCGATGGATTTAGTGATATTGAGCGGGGTTATgtgaggaaaggaagaagaggtaTTAGGAGGAAATTCTCGCTGAGATTGCGCCCGAGATTTTGGTTGTTGGCCTCGAGATTTAAGAGGGTCTCGGCTATGTCCATGTTGAATGATTTGGGGGTGTTCTTGAGAAAGAATTTGAAGAGAGTGACTCTTTCAGCTTCAGTTTCTGTAGCATTGGGTCTTTGTtatatttttctgaaagtgaCAGCTTTGCCATCTCCAAAACTTGTTCCTTACTCAGACTTGATTATGAGCCTTCAAGATGGCAATGTTACACTAAGGTTTTGCTCGAAGAAGGGTCTCGTCGGATATATTACAACGCGAGCTCAGGAAGTCAGGTAAATGATAAAATTCCAGAGGAAAAGTTGATGGAGAGTAATTCTCCAATTGGAACTGCAGTTGATATAACTGAAAAGAATGATGTTGTTCCAGCTGGAAGGATGATCAGTGCAAGCATGCCTAAGAAATTTTTGAGAGCACGTGCTGCTATGCCACAGTGGCAATATGCCACTCGGAAGATTGATCATGATGAAAAGTTTCTTCTAAATTTgatgagagaaaaaggaacaaTTTATAGCTCAGCCCCTCAGTCAGTGTTGATGTCCGTCAGGAGTACCTTGATAACTATAATATCATTGTGGATTCCTTTGACTCCATTGATGTGGCTTCTCTATCGACAACTTTCTGCTGCTAATAGCCCTGCAAAAAAGAGGCAGCCTAATAGTCAGACAGTCAACTTTGATGATGTCGAGGGTGTTGATGCTGCTAAGGTTGAGCTTATGGAGGTAAGCTGTGCTCTCTAGGACATGTAGtattattgatttttgatttCGCTTAGAATTGGATATTTGTCCAACTTACTTATGGCGTCATGTCATTGTTTTCGCCTGCTCATAAACCAATCACAGAATAGAATGCCCTTGATGGCTGTGAGAAACCCTTCATTTCACAATATATTGCACAGGAAAACACAATCACAAGGTTTCATTTG
Above is a window of Eucalyptus grandis isolate ANBG69807.140 chromosome 9, ASM1654582v1, whole genome shotgun sequence DNA encoding:
- the LOC104419476 gene encoding LOW QUALITY PROTEIN: probable inactive ATP-dependent zinc metalloprotease FTSHI 3, chloroplastic (The sequence of the model RefSeq protein was modified relative to this genomic sequence to represent the inferred CDS: deleted 2 bases in 1 codon) translates to MACLSVICNNGFFKSRELLGVRVGKAGSCGHRSLGGGLALFPLVKFQTLRKFERGSSCNANSMQKLSRHDWIRPLRFHGGSKWPPGLSCRSRIEPGSDGFSDIERGYVRKGRRGIRRKFSLRLRPRFWLLASRFKRVSAMSMLNDLGVFLRKNLKRVTLSASVSVALGLCYIFLKVTALPSPKLVPYSDLIMSLQDGNVTKVLLEEGSRRIYYNASSGSQVNDKIPEEKLMESNSPIGTAVDITEKNDVVPAGRMISASMPKKFLRARAAMPQWQYATRKIDHDEKFLLNLMREKGTIYSSAPQSVLMSVRSTLITIISLWIPLTPLMWLLYRQLSAANSPAKKRQPNSQTVNFDDVEGVDAAKVELMEIVSCLQGAINYKKLGAKLPGGVLLVGPPGTGKTLLARAVAGEAGVPFFTVSASEFVELFVGRGAARIRDLFTAARKCSPSIIFIDELDAVGGKRGRSFNDERDQTLNQLLTEMDGFESDTKVIVLAATNRPEALDPALCRPGRFSRKVLVGEPDEEGRRRILGVHLRGVPLDEDIEIICDLVASLTPGFVGADLANIVNEAALLAARRGGETVLREDIMEAVERAKYGINDQQLRPNTISKELGKLFPWIPSIMGRNDTREDGLQGPMGYQTLSG